TATAAGGGGGAGGGTAGGGTTGGCCGTCTTCCTTGAGCAGCACCCGGCGGGGTCCCAGCAAACCCATGTGCAGCCAGACCGATGAAGAACCAGGCCCGCCGTTAAATGCGAAAGTGACCGGGCGGCGCGACAGGTCTTCGACGCCGTCTTTGGTATAGGCGATGTAAAAAATACTGGCTGTGGGTTTCTGCTCGGCATCGCGCAGCAACATCGTTCCAGCCACAGCGGTGTAGTTCAATTTCTGACCGTTGATCGTAATGCTGTGCTGCGTCTTAACTTCCTGGTCCTTGGGTTTAGGCGGCTTTTCGTCGTCCTTGCCTGGCCCCTCGGATTTTTTATCTGGGGCTTTTTCAGAGGATTTCGGAGAGGCATCGGCATCGGCGGCGCGCAACCGGACCTGGAAGCTCGACACCATCAGGCACAAAAAAAGAAGCAAACCCTTTTGCATGGCAGAATCCTGGTTCCACCTTTGGTCTCTCACAAGCCAAAAGTGGGTCAGAATGGTTTCCTCAGTTCGCTTCAGGCTTGAGGACGCTAATCACCAGCGCATCCGCTCTGAGGTACTTTAGGGCCACGGCTTTGACCTGGTCGAGCGTGACCGCCTCATATAATGCATCTTCCTGATCGCTGTGAACGTAACCCAGCCCATAGAGTTCGTCCAAAGCGGTCGCCATGGCAAACCCTCCCAGGTCCTGGCGCGCAATTTTCTTCTGGCCGATAATCTTGGCTTTGGCCCGCTCGAGTTCTTCCCTGGACAATCCGGAGGCGCGCAAAAGCTCCGATTCAGCCAGCAACTCGCTCTCGACGAGGCTGGCCTTCTCCGGCTCCGTTCCGGCATAGAACGCAAAATATCCCGGGATTAAGCCCAGAAAATTCTGGGCGCCGACATAATACGCCAGGCCGAGCTGCTCGCGAATCCGCAGGAAAAGGCGCGAGCCAAGATCGCTACAGGCCTCTTGCAACAGTTCAAGGGCGTAACGGTCCGGATCGTGCAGGCTGGCTCCCCTGTAGCCGATGACAAGGACCGCTTGCTTCTTATCGCGCGTTTCAATCACACGCTTGATGGAATCAAGCACGGACGTTTGAACCGGAGTGGGGCGCGTGGATTCCCCCGTAGTGGAGGTCCAATTGCCGAAAGCCTTTTCGACTGCGCCCCGCACCCGATCGGTATTCACGTCGCCGTAGATGGCCAGCACGCAATTACCTGGCACTGCCAGCCTCTGATGGAAGGCTCGCAGGTCGGCTGCGGCAAACCCTGGCACGGTGGTTTCGGAGCCCAGCGAGTCCAATCCATAACCGCTCTCGCCAAAAAGCGCGCGCCGCATCGCCTTGAACGCGCTTTGGAGCAACTGATCTTTCTGGGCGCGGATGAGAGCCAATTGGGCATCGCGCTCGCGCTCGAGCGCTGCCCCTGGGAAGGAGGGATGCAGCAGAACATCCGCCACCAAATCGAGTCCGGTCGAGAAATCCTGGCTGAGGACTTCCGCATTGATGCCGAAGCTGTTATTTGCCCCATAGGTTTCGATGTGACCCCCAACCGACTCAATCTCCCGCGCGATTTCCTCGGCAGACCTCCGCGCGGTCCCCTTGAGCAGCATCTTGCTCATCAATTGCGTCACCCCGCTGGTGTCCGCCCTTTCCGCCAGGGCCCCGCCTTTGAAAACAGTCCGGAATTCCACAAACGGCAGACGGTGGTCTTCTTTGACCAGCAAACGCAGGCCATTGGCAAACTCGAATTTTTGAATGGGGTGTTCGAGTGAGGTCTCCGTCTCAGCCGCGATTTTGGGCGTCGCGCCAAGCGGCAGCAAGGCGTAAACCGTCCGGTTTTCCGCTGTGAGATATTTGCGAGCCACCCGTTGCAACTCAGTTGGAGTAGCCGACTGAACAGCCGCCAGGTAACGCTCGGAAAAATTCAGGTCGTTTGCCGCCAGCCAATTTGCGCCCAGGTCCTGGGCCTGGCCTTGCATGGTCTTGCGCGCCGCGAGCGTGGCCGAGACGAACTGCTTGACCGCTTTTGTTAGTTCCTCCGCTGGCACGGGGGTTTCCTTCATCCGTTCAACCTCTTCGAGCATCGCCTCGCGCGCCCCGGGGAATTTATCGGCGTCCATGGTGGCGCTGAGGCCAAACAGGCCGATCTCGCCGGGATTATAGGTCCAGGAATCCACCGAGTGCGCCAGGCCCTTGCGCTCGCGCACTTGCTGATAGAGACGCGAACTGCGCCCATTGCCCAGCAGCACGGCCAGCACATCCAGCAACGGCACGTCGGCGTGGCGCAACTCGGGGATATGCCAGGCCAGGTGGCAATAGCCCAGTTGAATGGGGGCCTCTTCAATCACCTCACGCGGGGCCATTTGCTTCGGTTCATCCGGCAGCACCACGGGTGGAATCGCCCGGGCTTTGGATTTCGCATACGACGCGCGGATTTGCCCAACCACTTCCTCCGGGCGCGCGTCTCCCGCGACTACAAAAAAGACATTGTTCGGCGCGTACTTCTCCCGGTAATAATTCAAAATGTCCTCCGGCTTGAGTTCGTGGAAGATATCCGGATAGCCAATGATGGTAAGCCGGTAAGGACTTCGGGTGTAGGCGGTCTCGAAGAGGCGGCGGCTGGCGCGACGTCCAGGGTCATCGACGTTCATGTCCATCTCGCGGAGGATAACCTGCTTTTCCTTTTCCATCTCTTCTGGAGGCAGCGACGCGTTCTGCATGATGTCGCAAAGGATGTCGATGGCTACCTTGGCCCCGGTGTTAGGGACATCGATGTGATAGACGGTTCGATCAAACGAGGTGTAGGCGTTCATGTAGCCGCCCGCTTCCTGGACTTCCTGGTCAATTCGGCTGCCTGGCCGCGTCGTGGTGCCTTTAAAAAGCATGTGTTCCAAGACATGCGAGAGGCCGGCGCCGAGCCATTTGCCTTCATGAACGCTGCCGGTCATGCACCAGGCCTGGGCCGAGACCACCGGCGCGCTGTGGTCCTCCCGCACGATGATTGTCAGCCCATTGTCCAGCGTCCAAAGCTTAACCCCAGGCGGCAATGGGGGGATGCCGCTGCCATTGCGCGGGGCGGTTGCAGTTGTCGAAAGCAAGTCAGTGGACATCCGCGCGCCCGGAAAATGGTCCCTGGCTCATGACCTTGGTTGAGTTCTCAATGGCAAGATTGCAAACGCGTCGGTTCACTTGTCCCACAGCGGGGCCGCAGCAGTGGCGAACCTGGCGGGCTTGGCTTTCGGCAAATAAGGTTTGCGGAAGGCTTCAAAAAAGTTGTAACCACCGGCAAAATCCGCCCGGCTGTCCTGGGGTGTTTTGGCCAAAACACCCGTTTCAACCAGGTTAAAAACTATCTCTCCAAAATCCTCGCAAGAACGAATCCCCCATTCCTCAAAGAGCATCATGGTCATCGGCCCGAACTGTTTGAGGCCAAACTCACGGATGCCGCCGAGCAATTCCTGGCCGGTCACGTGGCGGAGGGATTTGCGTCCGTGGTTGCGGATAGCCTGCTGGGTATGGTCCAAGGCCTCGCGCACAAACAAGTAGGCCTCGCGCTCGTAACGGGGGTCCTTTGCCCGGAGGACATCCAGCGCTCGTTCAAAACTTATCTCTTGCATCTTCAAAATCTTCCTGGCTTAACAGCTTGCGCCGGCGGGTGCGCAGTTCGATAAACTTTTACAACCAAGCCGGTCAAGAGCAATCCCAGGATAATACAGAGAACCAACTGTTCCTGCCTGGTCAAGCGGTTCACGAAGTGAACAATAACATAGAGCCGCCCCTTCCACAATCAGGTAATTCGGCAGGTTCGCAGGTTCGGGATCGCCCTGGGATCACCCGGTTGTGCAATTCGGCCAACGGCACAACGTCCGGTCGCTTGAGCAAATTCACCGTGCCGGATATTCCGGAGCGCGAGCGCGCAGAATCACTCGATGCTCTTGTGGTTTGGCCAAAGCGGCCTGCGGCGCAGGTGCTCCTTGATGAACCGCTCCAGTGGGGCCAGGCAGAAATTGGCAAAATGCTGGGATACTAGGTTGACAACGGTCCATTTTTCGTGCAATTTTCGTGCATGGGAAAAACCATCACCATAGACGATGATGCCTACAAGCTGCTTTCCGCGTTGAAGCGTCGCCCCGGTGATTCCTTTACAAAAGTCATCTTGCGCCACCTCAACCGGCCTGCAGACACAGGCGGCGAATTGTTGGAGGCGATGGAAAAGCTTCCGCCCCCGGACGTGGACCTGGCCATGCTCAAGCGCATCGAACGGGAACGAGGCAAACGGTCCAGCGGCCGCAAATGATCGCCGATACGACCTTTTTGGTCCACGTGCTGGCCGAGCAGCGATCGAGACGGCGCGGTCCGGCCACTGTTTTTCTGGCAGGCAATCGAAATGTGGTGCGTACCTCCATTATCAGCCTTGCCGAGGTAGCCGTTTCCTTTCTGACAACCGAACGGGCTTGGGAATATTTCATGATGAGCCGCTGGAGCGTTTACAGGCTGCATGACGGGATTGCAAAAGCGGCGGCTGACTTGGAAAGGGAGCTTAGAAACCGGGGACGGCTGGGGGAGAACGACAACTGGATTGCCGGCTTTTGCCGCTACGATCGAGAGCCGGTCATCAGCCTGGACCAAGCATTCGACCGTGTCCCTGGACTGCGAAGAATCTCTTATTAGGAAGCGAAGCCGCCGTTGCCGAACGGGTGTTGGCTGGGAAAGCCCGGCTGATTTCCGCCAGTCCGCGCAAATTTTAGCCGCCAAAGAACGCAAAGAACATAGAGCCAAGAACTTAAATCTTTGCGTTTTTTTGCGGCTTTGCCGCGCTGTGCCTATCTATCTCTGTGTCCCAGAGAAGTCGCCGCTTATATTCATGAGCGGATATGGCACCCCAGCCCGCAGATGCGTGAGCGGCGCGATGGCAGCCACGAGTTGGGGCTGGAGACTTCGAGCCGCAAGGAACCAACCCGCTGGGTGCTTTCCTGGCGCCTCATGTCCACGTGCTGTCCCCCCGAGAACTGCGGCAACGCATCATCGACAGGTTGCGACCCGACTTATCCTCGAAGAGAATCTGATGTGTTACATTAATCGTGGGGGCGCCGTTGCGGGAGTCGGTCACCTGCCACAACCGGCAATGAGGATCATAGACTGCGCCGCAGTCCCGCCTCGAGGTTGACCCCCGAGTGCACGCCTGCCATATTTCCCGTGTGAAAGCAAAGAAATCGGCGGCAACCCACGCTCAGCGCAAGTCCTCTGGGACGAAGCTGGTGGAGAAATACCGCCAGCGGATGAGCCGGCTCTCGGATGTCGAACGCCAAAGGCTGACGGCGCGCGGACTCCGAATCATCTAGCGCTTCTGAATTGCGCCTTTCTCCTTACCGGCGACGCACACTTGCGCGGTTTGAATTTTCAGCGGGCATCACTCGAATTGAAAGCGTTCGACGTAGAGATGCCCGTGGTGGCCACGCCGCGCGAAATCGTGGCCAAGTTCTTCTGAAAGTGTGGGGCGTGCATGGCGGTCCAGAGCGGCAGATAGGCGAGCACCGACAACAGAACGCATCCGGGCATGCCGAATCGCCCATTTTCCAAAAATGCTCTAAAATGGCCCCTAGTGAACACTTTCAATTTGCCATGTTACATTTTAAAATTGTAACAAAAACGCGCGGGTGCACATGCCCTTCGTGCTTTTTTCTTATGAACAACTGGATCGGAGGCTCCGTCTAAAACAATCGAGAATCGGTCGGGAGAGATTTCGGGCAAAAAAGAAAGGACATGTGTGAATGTAGCAGCCGCAAAATCGCTGGTAAGCACACCGGATACGGAAGCCGGAATCAATATGATACTTGGCCTCTTTATCATCGTTTCGCCGTACCTGTTGTTCTTCCGTGACCTCCTGCCGGCCGTGTTAAATAATGCTGCTGTCG
This genomic stretch from Verrucomicrobiia bacterium harbors:
- a CDS encoding pitrilysin family protein; translated protein: MSTDLLSTTATAPRNGSGIPPLPPGVKLWTLDNGLTIIVREDHSAPVVSAQAWCMTGSVHEGKWLGAGLSHVLEHMLFKGTTTRPGSRIDQEVQEAGGYMNAYTSFDRTVYHIDVPNTGAKVAIDILCDIMQNASLPPEEMEKEKQVILREMDMNVDDPGRRASRRLFETAYTRSPYRLTIIGYPDIFHELKPEDILNYYREKYAPNNVFFVVAGDARPEEVVGQIRASYAKSKARAIPPVVLPDEPKQMAPREVIEEAPIQLGYCHLAWHIPELRHADVPLLDVLAVLLGNGRSSRLYQQVRERKGLAHSVDSWTYNPGEIGLFGLSATMDADKFPGAREAMLEEVERMKETPVPAEELTKAVKQFVSATLAARKTMQGQAQDLGANWLAANDLNFSERYLAAVQSATPTELQRVARKYLTAENRTVYALLPLGATPKIAAETETSLEHPIQKFEFANGLRLLVKEDHRLPFVEFRTVFKGGALAERADTSGVTQLMSKMLLKGTARRSAEEIAREIESVGGHIETYGANNSFGINAEVLSQDFSTGLDLVADVLLHPSFPGAALERERDAQLALIRAQKDQLLQSAFKAMRRALFGESGYGLDSLGSETTVPGFAAADLRAFHQRLAVPGNCVLAIYGDVNTDRVRGAVEKAFGNWTSTTGESTRPTPVQTSVLDSIKRVIETRDKKQAVLVIGYRGASLHDPDRYALELLQEACSDLGSRLFLRIREQLGLAYYVGAQNFLGLIPGYFAFYAGTEPEKASLVESELLAESELLRASGLSREELERAKAKIIGQKKIARQDLGGFAMATALDELYGLGYVHSDQEDALYEAVTLDQVKAVALKYLRADALVISVLKPEAN
- a CDS encoding Minf_1886 family protein, which gives rise to MQEISFERALDVLRAKDPRYEREAYLFVREALDHTQQAIRNHGRKSLRHVTGQELLGGIREFGLKQFGPMTMMLFEEWGIRSCEDFGEIVFNLVETGVLAKTPQDSRADFAGGYNFFEAFRKPYLPKAKPARFATAAAPLWDK
- a CDS encoding antitoxin VapB family protein, coding for MGKTITIDDDAYKLLSALKRRPGDSFTKVILRHLNRPADTGGELLEAMEKLPPPDVDLAMLKRIERERGKRSSGRK
- a CDS encoding type II toxin-antitoxin system VapC family toxin is translated as MIADTTFLVHVLAEQRSRRRGPATVFLAGNRNVVRTSIISLAEVAVSFLTTERAWEYFMMSRWSVYRLHDGIAKAAADLERELRNRGRLGENDNWIAGFCRYDREPVISLDQAFDRVPGLRRISY